A genomic stretch from Sphaerodactylus townsendi isolate TG3544 linkage group LG15, MPM_Stown_v2.3, whole genome shotgun sequence includes:
- the NLGN2 gene encoding LOW QUALITY PROTEIN: neuroligin-2 (The sequence of the model RefSeq protein was modified relative to this genomic sequence to represent the inferred CDS: inserted 1 base in 1 codon; deleted 4 bases in 2 codons; substituted 5 bases at 5 genomic stop codons): MADPTWREQGTCSPAAAAFGCARQRDYCRHYELPLRRMPGFMSTGDQSAKGNYGLLDQIQALRWLNENIGHFGGDPERITIFGSGAGASCVNLLILSHHSEGLFQKAIAQSGTAISSWSVNYQPLKYTRMLASKVGCDHMDTGDTVESALGRXSPMSYRLPSDIIRFSLRYHIAGWVPVVDGDVVPDDPEILMQQGEFLNYDILIGVNQGEGLKFVEDSMENEDGISASYFDFTISNFVDNLYGYPEGKDILRETIKFMYTDWADRDNGEMRRKTLLALFTDHQWVAPAVATAKLHAEYQSPVYFYTFYHHCQIXHPPAESGLDVAYGDGGGGGGKIPIALGCSMIGRSQTFFPCNFPKNDKSCXATAWSRPILNSNFAKTGDPNQPVPQDTKFIHTKPNRFEEVVWTKFNTKDKQYLHIGLKPRVRDNYRANKVAFWLELVPPTFHQPSHEAPRDTSTTRHXFXFTRVIPPSVTAPRHGVXSTARVGPSTTRRPIPTLPPDEDDTGRSQHYVPFPGDSRDYSTELSVTVAVGASLLFLNILAFAALYYKRDKRHELRSGRRLSPQRNAANDLVHGGQEEEIMSLQIKHSEHDAHDLEPLRPHEILRPACPPDYTLALRRAPDDVPLMTPNTITMIPSTISGMQALHPFNTFPTGHNNTLPHPHSTTRV, translated from the exons ATGGCGGATCCTACATGGAGGGAACAGGGAACATGTTCGCCGGCGGCAGCCGCCTTTGGCTGCGCACGGCAACGCGATTACTGTCGCCACTATGAACTACCGCTTCGGCGCATGCCGG GCTTCATGAGCACCGGGGACCAATCTGCCAAAGGAAACTATGGCCTCCTGGACCAGATTCAGGCCTTGCGGTGGCTGAACGAGAACATCGGCCACTTTGGGGGAGACCCCGAGCGGATCACCATCTTCGGCTCGGGGGCCGGGGCCTCGTGCGTCAACCTTCTCATCCTGTCTCACCACTCAGAAG GTCTGTTCCAGAAAGCCATCGCTCAGAGCGGCACCGCCATTTCCAGTTGGTCAGTGAATTACCAGCCTCTCAAATACACCCGGATGCTGGCCTCCAAGGTGGGCTGCGACCACATGGACACAGGGGACACAGTCGAAAGTGCTCTCGGGCGCTGAAGCCCAATGAGCTATCGGCTTCCATCAGACATTATCCGTTTCAGCCTCCGCTATCACATCGCTGGCTGGGTTCCGGTCGTGGACGGGGACGTGGTCCCGGATGACCCGGAGATCCTGATGCAGCAGGGCGAGTTCCTCAACTACGACATCCTCATCGGCGTCAACCAGGGGGAAGGCTTGAAGTTCGTGGAAGACTCCATGGAGAACGAGGACGGCATCTCCGCCAGCTACTTCGACTTCACCATCTCCAACTTTGTGGACAACCTCTACGGCTACCCAGAAGGCAAAGACATCTTGCGGGAGACCATCAAGTTCATGTACACGGACTGGGCTGACCGGGACAACGGCGAGATGCGCCGCAAGACCCTCCTGGCGCTGTTCACTGACCACCAGTGGGTGGCGCCTGCCGTAGCCACCGCCAAGCTTCATGCGGAGTATCAGTCGCCGGTCTACTTCTACACCTTCTACCACCACTGCCAGATCTGACACCCGCCCGCCGAAAGTGGGCTTGATGTCGCCTACGGggacggtggtggtggtggtggt aagatcCCTATCGCTCTCGGGTGCTCCATGATCGGGCGC TCACAGACCTTCTTTCCTTGCAACTTTCCCAAGAACGATAAATCATGCTGAGCTACTGCGTGGTCGCGACCCATACTGAACTCCAATTTTGCCAAAACCGG GGACCCCAACCAACCGGTCCCGCAGGACACCAAGTTCATCCACACGAAGCCCAACCGCTTTGAAGAGGTGGTGTGGACCAAGTTCAACACGAAGGACAAGCAGTACCTGCACATCGGCCTGAAGCCCCGGGTGAGGGACAACTACCGAGCCAACAAGGTGGCCTTCTGGCTGGAACTGGTGCCCCCCACCTTCCACCAACCCTCCCACGAAGCCCCCCGCGACACGTCGACCACACGACATTAATTTTAATTCACGCGCGTGATCCCTCCCTCAGTCACGGCACCTCGACATGGCG CCAGCACCGCACGCGTGGGGCCCAGCACCACACGCCGGCCGATCCCGACCCTCCCTCCGGACGAAGACGACACGGGCCGGTCGCAGCACTACGTCCCCTTCCCAGGGGACTCGCGGGACTATTCCACCGAGCTGAGCGTCACCGTGGCCGTCGGGGCCTCCCTGCTCTTCCTCAACATCCTGGCCTTCGCCGCCCTCTATTACAAGCGGGACAAGCGGCACGAGTTGCGGAGCGGGCGGCGCCTCAGCCCCCAGCGCAACGCGGCCAACGACCTTGTCCACGGGGGACAAGAGGAGGAGATCATGTCCCTGCAAATCAAACACTCGGAGCACGACGCCCACGACCTGGAGCCTCTGCGGCCCCACGAGATCTTACGCCCCGCCTGCCCTCCCGACTACACACTGGCCCTGCGCCGGGCACCGGACGACGTCCCCCTGATGACCCCCAACACCATTACCATGATCCCCAGCACCATCTCGGGGATGCAGGCTTTGCACCCGTTCAACACCTTCCCCACCGGACACAAtaacaccctcccccaccctcactcCACCACCCGTGTATAG